One genomic window of Polyangium aurulentum includes the following:
- a CDS encoding tryptophan 2,3-dioxygenase family protein, with product MRNYWDYIKTEELLTLQGGFENDESKLSNDEVAFIVVHQVYELWFKLILRELVTARDLFRQNPVPDIQLANAARSLRRIVVLFEQAVPHFRVMETLTTRDYLDFRDRLIPASGFQSAQMREIEILLGLEDDLRVPLGREGSYMAALKSADGSASPALARVEQRRNDGPSFKAVLYEWLSRTPIDGPATLESADRFATAFIEGHRLEIKRRLELAKNNALTPEDITRLEQRYMNEIAQAERFMRAEDEPGLDDEARAFRRRVRAAIVFLESYRELPRLAWPREVIDLVIAVEQQMLIWRQRHARMVERVIGRRTGTGGSAGVDYLDQTALRYRVFNDLWAVRTILLRKPSVPVIEHEEEYHFRVED from the coding sequence ATGCGAAACTACTGGGACTACATCAAGACCGAAGAGCTCCTCACGCTGCAAGGCGGGTTCGAAAACGACGAGAGCAAGCTTTCGAACGACGAGGTCGCCTTCATCGTCGTGCACCAGGTCTACGAGCTGTGGTTCAAGCTCATCCTGCGCGAGCTGGTGACCGCGCGCGACCTGTTCCGGCAGAACCCGGTGCCCGACATCCAGCTCGCGAACGCCGCGCGCTCGCTGCGCCGCATCGTCGTGCTCTTCGAGCAGGCCGTGCCCCATTTCCGCGTGATGGAGACGCTCACCACGCGCGACTACCTCGATTTCCGCGACCGCCTCATCCCGGCGAGCGGCTTCCAGTCGGCGCAGATGCGCGAGATCGAGATCCTGCTCGGGCTCGAGGACGACCTGCGCGTGCCCCTCGGCCGCGAGGGCAGCTACATGGCCGCGCTGAAGAGCGCCGACGGCAGCGCCTCGCCGGCCCTCGCGCGCGTCGAGCAGCGCAGGAACGACGGCCCGAGCTTCAAGGCCGTGCTCTACGAGTGGCTGTCGCGCACGCCGATCGACGGCCCTGCCACGCTCGAGTCGGCCGATCGCTTCGCGACCGCGTTCATCGAGGGGCACCGCCTCGAGATCAAGCGCCGCCTCGAGCTGGCGAAGAACAACGCCCTCACGCCCGAGGACATCACGCGGCTCGAGCAGCGGTACATGAACGAGATCGCCCAGGCCGAGCGCTTCATGCGGGCCGAGGACGAGCCCGGCCTCGACGACGAGGCGCGCGCCTTCCGCCGCCGCGTGCGCGCCGCCATCGTCTTTCTGGAGAGCTACCGCGAGCTGCCGCGCCTCGCCTGGCCGCGCGAGGTCATCGACCTGGTGATCGCCGTCGAGCAGCAGATGCTGATCTGGCGCCAGCGCCACGCGCGCATGGTCGAGCGCGTCATCGGCCGGCGCACGGGCACGGGCGGCTCGGCGGGCGTCGATTACCTCGACCAGACCGCGCTGCGCTATCGCGTGTTCAATGATCTCTGGGCGGTGCGGACCATCCTTTTGCGCAAGCCCAGCGTGCCGGTCATCGAGCACGAGGAAGAGTATCACTTCCGGGTCGAGGACTGA
- a CDS encoding DCC1-like thiol-disulfide oxidoreductase family protein — translation MGKKIRDHFLRIDARSLGLFRIAFALVLIGDLFRRWAWVRELYSNEGVLPNHNHLFNLRDTGRVWSFLHAFSTPGENHFAFVLILLAYLFFLVGYKTRVFHALSLLCLVSLGSRNILLENVGNHAAVALLFFTLFLPLGSRFSIDALARSMRAPDEKDAAALNDRTRVTEAEIAATRAPGWSPVSLAALAVTLQIALILLSSALWHRGAGPWRDGSAIHYGLWVERWASDLGAAARASAPAGLFRGLTWLLFAAEWAVPVLVLIPVARRVTRGIAAGLLAVYGLTIALLFSLGLYGWTLVAAAALLIPDESWDALARRFSPSRVRTVIYDADCGVCLWTARLLKRLDAHRHLAFQGNDDLDGMWAIEAGGNVVRKELPAAVTPALVEGTVVAVDAQGNVATRGRAAAEIIRALPLGGLPSALMRLPGVSALLDALYDRFAARRMKISVAVGMDACGLPQREPADPIESEPPTDEVPPAVRLRRAISGSVREIGVAFLFLATLAQTAKENPLPFAIPQPQPFVAAVTWPRMLARWDVLVPPPAEDGAFVIDGQNRKGASIDPLTGKEPVFEPEQMASRRLGQLWNDYLYRIHLKEWEPYQKAFRDYLAKGGPALEGRPTDEQLAGFDAYWIKYTIAPPGSAPARAAVARDKLFTHSRGGRLGVDRLPILRPDVKRQE, via the coding sequence GTGGGCAAGAAGATTAGAGACCATTTCCTTCGCATCGACGCCCGCTCCCTCGGGCTCTTCCGGATCGCGTTCGCCCTGGTCCTCATCGGCGATCTCTTCCGGCGGTGGGCCTGGGTGCGGGAGCTGTATTCGAACGAAGGGGTCCTGCCGAATCACAATCACCTGTTCAACCTTCGCGACACGGGCCGGGTCTGGAGCTTCCTTCACGCGTTCTCGACCCCCGGCGAGAACCACTTCGCGTTCGTCCTCATCCTGCTCGCCTATCTCTTCTTCCTCGTCGGCTACAAGACGCGCGTCTTTCACGCGCTCTCGCTGCTTTGCCTGGTGAGCCTCGGCTCGCGCAACATCCTGCTCGAGAACGTCGGCAATCACGCCGCCGTCGCGCTGCTCTTCTTCACCCTCTTTCTGCCCCTCGGAAGCCGCTTCTCGATCGACGCGCTCGCCAGGAGCATGCGCGCGCCCGACGAAAAGGACGCCGCCGCGCTGAACGATCGCACCCGCGTGACCGAGGCCGAAATCGCGGCCACGCGCGCGCCAGGCTGGTCGCCCGTATCGCTCGCCGCCCTCGCGGTCACGCTCCAGATCGCCCTGATCCTCCTCTCGTCGGCGCTATGGCACCGCGGGGCCGGGCCCTGGAGGGACGGCAGCGCCATCCATTATGGTCTGTGGGTCGAGCGCTGGGCGAGCGACCTCGGGGCCGCCGCGCGCGCCTCTGCGCCCGCGGGCCTGTTTCGCGGCCTCACCTGGCTGCTCTTCGCGGCCGAGTGGGCCGTCCCCGTGCTCGTGCTGATCCCGGTCGCGCGCCGGGTCACGCGCGGCATCGCCGCCGGCCTGCTCGCGGTCTACGGCCTGACGATCGCGCTCCTCTTTTCGCTCGGCCTTTATGGCTGGACCCTGGTCGCCGCCGCCGCGCTCTTGATTCCGGACGAGAGCTGGGACGCCCTCGCGCGCCGATTCTCTCCGAGCCGCGTCCGCACGGTGATTTACGACGCCGATTGCGGCGTCTGCCTCTGGACCGCGCGCCTGCTCAAGCGCCTCGACGCCCACCGGCACCTCGCCTTCCAGGGCAACGACGATCTCGACGGCATGTGGGCCATCGAGGCGGGCGGCAATGTCGTGCGCAAGGAGCTGCCCGCCGCGGTGACGCCCGCGCTCGTGGAGGGCACGGTCGTGGCGGTCGACGCGCAGGGCAACGTGGCGACCCGCGGCCGGGCCGCGGCGGAGATCATTCGCGCGCTGCCGCTCGGCGGCCTGCCCTCGGCGCTGATGCGCTTGCCGGGGGTCTCCGCGCTCCTCGACGCCCTCTACGACCGCTTCGCCGCGCGCCGCATGAAGATCAGCGTGGCCGTGGGAATGGACGCCTGCGGCCTCCCCCAGCGCGAGCCCGCGGACCCGATCGAGAGCGAGCCGCCCACGGACGAGGTCCCGCCCGCCGTGCGTTTGCGGCGCGCGATCTCGGGCTCGGTGCGCGAGATTGGCGTCGCGTTCCTCTTCCTCGCGACCCTCGCGCAGACGGCCAAGGAAAACCCCCTGCCCTTCGCGATTCCGCAGCCGCAGCCCTTCGTCGCCGCCGTGACCTGGCCGCGCATGCTCGCGCGCTGGGACGTGCTCGTCCCGCCGCCGGCCGAGGATGGCGCATTCGTGATCGACGGCCAGAACCGAAAGGGCGCGAGCATCGATCCGCTCACGGGCAAGGAGCCCGTCTTCGAGCCCGAGCAGATGGCCAGCCGCAGGCTCGGCCAGCTCTGGAACGATTACCTCTACAGAATTCACCTGAAGGAGTGGGAGCCGTACCAGAAGGCGTTCCGCGATTACCTCGCCAAGGGCGGCCCGGCGCTCGAGGGCCGGCCCACGGACGAGCAGCTCGCCGGCTTCGACGCGTACTGGATCAAATACACGATCGCGCCCCCCGGCTCCGCCCCGGCCCGGGCCGCGGTCGCGCGCGACAAGCTCTTCACGCACTCGCGCGGCGGGCGTCTCGGCGTCGACAGGCTCCCCATCCTGCGGCCCGACGTGAAGCGTCAGGAGTGA
- a CDS encoding HTTM domain-containing protein yields MGAWIRDHYMTLDPRTLGVFRLVLGFLVTADLVRHWKEARWFYSNEGVLTNHYHLFRPSSGFNFSIYHAFSSLPEVHLVFALAFICNVLFWVGWRTRLFSILSFISVTSLDNRLVMVENGGYVVENLLVGWAMFMPLGQRFSLDALLRSFRERKEKGPADLNERVHPAWETKPFVSLVGLITIINIATVYYFNVVNKSGAIWRRGDTVHYVLHLDRMVTGLAVFFREIMPLWMTRVVSWSVLVVEAMILMLILAPYGRRITRPLAMFLMTCLHGSFGIMMRLGPFSWFMIAWSFLFPQPVHWEILERFWVRKSRAWTVVYDRRSPLAFFLCRLLVRLDLAERFSFAESAEDDAHPPLLAARDPRGGDTLSDRAALREIVRSLPAGRVFWPLLQLATLGLVGPLFDLVSRRRDAAARFFGLTGAPRDREAPSEPSPVRARARRWLGFGREALLGWLLVCAVSQAINENKSVPQVLKHQQPRIMQATVGYPRMYQGWGMFAPNPISDDGSLTVDAYTIDGRRIDPFTGAPPDLDLTDARGLGLNQIWQDYFNRIRLDRNKAFRQGLREYLQRWHHETGRPEDELVAFDVYWVRDQCPPPGQDKPYKNETIALLTYRKPGYKPPPGKPAIPPEPKVESAGN; encoded by the coding sequence GTGGGCGCCTGGATCCGCGACCATTACATGACCCTCGACCCGCGCACGCTGGGCGTCTTCCGCCTCGTGCTCGGCTTCCTGGTGACCGCCGACCTCGTGCGGCACTGGAAGGAGGCGCGCTGGTTCTATTCGAACGAGGGCGTGCTGACGAACCATTACCACCTCTTCCGCCCGAGCAGCGGCTTCAATTTCAGCATCTATCACGCCTTCTCGTCGCTGCCGGAGGTGCACCTCGTCTTCGCGCTCGCGTTCATTTGCAACGTCCTCTTCTGGGTCGGCTGGCGAACGCGGCTCTTCTCGATCCTCTCGTTCATCTCGGTGACGAGCCTCGACAACCGCCTGGTGATGGTCGAGAACGGCGGCTACGTCGTCGAGAACCTCCTCGTCGGCTGGGCGATGTTCATGCCCCTCGGGCAGCGCTTCTCGCTCGACGCGCTGCTCCGCTCCTTCCGCGAGCGCAAGGAGAAGGGCCCCGCCGACCTGAACGAGCGCGTCCACCCCGCCTGGGAGACCAAGCCTTTCGTATCGCTCGTCGGGCTCATCACGATCATCAACATCGCCACGGTTTATTATTTCAACGTCGTCAACAAATCGGGCGCGATCTGGCGGCGCGGCGACACGGTGCATTACGTCCTGCACCTCGACCGCATGGTCACGGGCCTCGCGGTGTTCTTCCGCGAGATCATGCCGCTGTGGATGACGCGCGTCGTGAGCTGGTCGGTCCTCGTCGTCGAGGCGATGATCCTGATGCTCATCCTCGCGCCCTACGGCCGGCGCATCACGCGCCCGCTCGCGATGTTCCTGATGACGTGCCTGCACGGCTCGTTCGGGATCATGATGCGCCTCGGCCCGTTCTCCTGGTTCATGATCGCCTGGAGCTTTCTCTTCCCGCAGCCGGTGCACTGGGAGATTCTCGAGCGCTTCTGGGTCCGCAAATCGCGCGCCTGGACCGTCGTCTACGACCGCCGCTCTCCGCTCGCGTTCTTCCTCTGCCGGCTCCTCGTCCGGCTCGACCTCGCCGAGCGCTTCTCGTTCGCCGAGAGCGCCGAGGACGACGCCCATCCCCCGCTCCTCGCCGCGCGCGACCCTCGAGGAGGCGACACGCTCTCGGACCGGGCCGCCCTGCGCGAGATCGTCCGTTCCCTGCCCGCGGGCCGCGTCTTCTGGCCGCTCTTGCAGCTCGCGACCCTGGGCCTCGTGGGGCCGCTCTTCGACCTCGTCTCCCGCCGTCGCGACGCCGCCGCGCGCTTCTTCGGCCTCACCGGGGCGCCGCGCGACCGCGAGGCGCCGAGCGAGCCTTCTCCCGTGCGTGCGCGCGCGCGGCGGTGGCTCGGGTTCGGGCGCGAGGCGCTGCTCGGCTGGCTCCTCGTGTGCGCCGTGAGCCAGGCCATCAACGAGAACAAGTCGGTCCCCCAGGTGCTCAAGCACCAGCAGCCCCGGATCATGCAGGCCACCGTCGGCTATCCGCGCATGTATCAAGGCTGGGGCATGTTCGCGCCCAACCCGATTAGCGACGACGGCTCGCTCACGGTCGACGCGTACACGATCGACGGCCGTCGCATCGACCCGTTCACCGGCGCCCCGCCCGATCTCGATTTGACCGACGCCCGGGGCCTCGGCTTGAACCAGATCTGGCAGGATTACTTCAATCGAATCCGGCTGGACAGAAACAAGGCATTTCGCCAGGGGCTCAGGGAATACCTCCAGCGCTGGCATCACGAGACGGGCCGGCCCGAGGACGAGCTGGTCGCGTTCGACGTGTATTGGGTCCGCGATCAGTGTCCTCCGCCGGGCCAGGACAAACCTTACAAGAACGAGACGATCGCGCTGCTCACGTACCGCAAACCGGGTTATAAGCCTCCGCCCGGCAAGCCCGCGATCCCGCCCGAGCCCAAGGTGGAGAGCGCAGGCAACTAG